DNA sequence from the Bradyrhizobium diazoefficiens genome:
ATCGGGGTCAACAACCGCAATTTGCGCACCTTCGAGACTACGCTGACGACCAGCGAGATGCTGGCACCGCTGATCCCGAGCGAGCGGCTGATGGTCGGCGAAAGCGGCATCTTCACACCTGCCGACCTCGCCCGGCTCGCGCAGGTCGGCATGTCGACCTTCCTGGTCGGCGAAAGCTTGATGCGGCAGGCCGACGTCGCCGCCGCCACGCGTACGTTGCTCACGCGCGAGAAGGCCCGCGCCACGGGCACGCGCTGACATGGTGCGTAAGCCGTCCAAGACCAAGCTATCGAAGACGGCGGGCCCTGCTCTCACCCATATCGGCGCCTCCGGCGAGGCGCGGATGGTCGACGTGTCGGACAAGGCCACAACCGAGCGGCTCGCCGTGGCCGAAGGACGCGTCGTCATGGCGAAGGCGACGCTGGACCTGATCGTCTCCGGCGATGCCAAGAAGGGTGACGTGCTCGGCACCGCCCGCATCGCCGGAATCATGGCGGCGAAACGTACCTCTGAGCTGATCCCGCTGTGTCATCCGCTGGCGCTATCGAAGGTCACGGTCGAGATCGAGCCCGATGTAAAGCTGCCGGGCTGTGTCGTGCGGGCCAGCGTCAAGGTGACAGGTCCCACCGGCGTCGAGATGGAAGCGCTGACGGCGGTTACGGTCGCCTGCCTCACCATCTATGACATGATCAAGGCCGTGGAGCGCGGCGTCCGCATCGAGGGCATCCATCTCATCGAAAAGCTGGGCGGCAAGTCGGGCCACTACCGCGCCTAGAGCCGCTTCCGTTCCGATGGAATCGGAACCGGGCTCGTCGTTGCGAATCCGATTACACCAATGCGGCGCCAAGTATCGTCAACACGTTGGATGGTTAAATGTTGGTTGACGTCACCGTGGCCGGCAAGAACTGACCGTCATCGCGACCATCGCAGGGAAAACCTGCCCGCCTGTTGTCATGCGCATCGAATGCATTTGCGCGTTACGGTTCATGCCGCATTAACCGCGCTTCCTAACGCCGCCTCCACATCGATGCCGTAAACCGACGGATGTTACGGGGCCGCGAATTGACCCTGACGTGTGCATGGCAACGATCGACATGAAGACAAGATACGGCAGTCGC
Encoded proteins:
- the moaC gene encoding cyclic pyranopterin monophosphate synthase MoaC; this translates as MVRKPSKTKLSKTAGPALTHIGASGEARMVDVSDKATTERLAVAEGRVVMAKATLDLIVSGDAKKGDVLGTARIAGIMAAKRTSELIPLCHPLALSKVTVEIEPDVKLPGCVVRASVKVTGPTGVEMEALTAVTVACLTIYDMIKAVERGVRIEGIHLIEKLGGKSGHYRA